One window from the genome of Oligoflexus sp. encodes:
- a CDS encoding phosphatidate cytidylyltransferase: MLKTRVITAIIALIVMLSVFLLGNPHFMRLFFTLLVGIGTFEISTMIFPRIYSMFSASHEATPPPFLRPLVIGMSCVLFAGSAYTQGYGVSVMMLGLLGSLLFGIFIAPEIDLSFGAGAGILVCLVYGAFPWLAIWELYKLAPDSRYIFLLCTIVWCGDTGAYFAGRSLGKHKLAPRMSPNKTWEGSVGGIIASVAGASVFKGFYGEQMVDWPIIIICAVLGGALGQLGDLAESTFKRFSGVKDSGKIFPGHGGFLDRVDGLLFAAPAIWFILYQFGI; this comes from the coding sequence ATGCTGAAGACTCGCGTGATCACGGCTATCATCGCCTTGATCGTCATGCTTTCCGTATTCCTGCTGGGCAATCCCCACTTCATGCGACTCTTCTTCACGCTGCTCGTGGGTATCGGCACCTTTGAAATCTCGACCATGATCTTTCCGCGCATCTACTCGATGTTCAGCGCGAGCCACGAAGCGACGCCGCCTCCTTTCCTGCGGCCGCTTGTGATCGGCATGTCCTGCGTTCTCTTCGCAGGCAGCGCCTATACGCAGGGCTATGGCGTAAGCGTGATGATGCTGGGCCTGCTCGGCAGTCTTCTCTTTGGAATTTTCATCGCGCCCGAGATTGATCTTTCCTTCGGTGCTGGCGCCGGCATCCTCGTATGCCTTGTCTATGGGGCCTTCCCTTGGCTGGCCATCTGGGAGCTTTATAAACTGGCACCGGACTCACGTTACATTTTCCTGCTCTGCACGATCGTCTGGTGCGGGGACACGGGTGCTTATTTCGCGGGTCGATCCCTGGGCAAACATAAATTGGCACCGCGCATGTCACCGAACAAGACCTGGGAAGGATCGGTCGGCGGCATTATCGCAAGTGTTGCGGGAGCCTCTGTTTTTAAAGGCTTTTATGGCGAACAGATGGTCGATTGGCCGATCATCATCATTTGCGCTGTTTTGGGTGGAGCCCTTGGGCAGCTTGGTGACCTTGCTGAATCAACCTTTAAACGCTTTTCTGGAGTCAAAGACTCAGGCAAAATCTTTCCTGGGCATGGCGGCTTCCTTGATCGAGTTGACGGATTGCTCTTTGCGGCCCCTGCCATCTGGTTTATACTGTATCAATTTGGCATTTAA
- a CDS encoding isoprenyl transferase — MSRLSQAKVPEHVAIIMDGNGRWAQGQGQARVYGHQSGAQRVRDVVEAAGNAGVKVLTLYAFSEENWRRPAEEVNALFSLLVSYLKQEIDQLHENKVRLRSIGFTDKLPPDCQEWLKLVEARTQNNDGLQLVLALSYSGRSDLVRAMQRMAAAVKEGLIAPEDIQEETVSNYLSTQGLPDPDLLIRTSGEQRLSNFLLWEMAYTEFYFTRVHWPEFSPEHLKEALREYADRDRRFGAVRMDKPVC; from the coding sequence ATGAGTCGGCTGAGTCAAGCAAAAGTCCCTGAACATGTGGCCATCATCATGGATGGCAATGGCCGTTGGGCTCAAGGGCAGGGTCAGGCCCGGGTTTATGGTCATCAAAGTGGCGCGCAGCGGGTGCGTGATGTGGTCGAAGCTGCTGGCAATGCCGGCGTGAAAGTTTTGACCCTTTATGCGTTTAGCGAGGAAAACTGGCGAAGACCGGCTGAAGAAGTCAATGCGCTGTTCTCTCTGCTCGTTTCCTATCTCAAACAGGAAATCGACCAGCTGCATGAAAATAAAGTGCGCCTGCGCAGTATCGGGTTCACCGATAAACTTCCTCCTGACTGCCAGGAATGGCTGAAGCTCGTCGAGGCGCGCACGCAGAATAACGATGGTCTGCAGCTCGTTCTTGCGCTCAGCTACAGCGGGCGCTCCGACCTTGTCCGGGCTATGCAGCGCATGGCCGCAGCGGTCAAGGAAGGTTTGATCGCGCCCGAGGACATTCAGGAAGAGACGGTCAGCAATTATCTGAGCACCCAGGGTTTGCCCGATCCCGATCTTTTGATCCGGACCAGCGGCGAGCAGCGTCTGTCCAATTTCCTGCTCTGGGAAATGGCCTACACGGAATTCTATTTCACCCGGGTCCATTGGCCGGAATTCAGCCCTGAACACCTGAAAGAAGCGCTGCGCGAGTATGCGGATCGGGATCGCCGATTCGGTGCGGTGCGAATGGATAAACCCGTATGCTGA